From a region of the Mycobacteroides saopaulense genome:
- a CDS encoding 2-oxoacid:acceptor oxidoreductase subunit alpha — protein MVAYVPSPPEFVVKGRSPVGDGAVSEKLEKVVIRFAGDSGDGMQLTGDRFTSEAAIFGNDLATQPNYPAEIRAPQGTLPGVSSFQIQIADYDILTAGDRPDVLVAMNPAALKANIGDLPRGGMVIANSDEFTKRNLAKVGYQSDPLEHDDMSDYVVYQVPMTTLALGAVEPAGVSKKDGARTKNMFALGLLSWMYHRPLEGTEQFLREKFAKKPDVAEANILAFRAGWNYGETTEAFGTTYEVAKASLPPGEYRQVSGNTAMAYGVVAAGRLANTKVVLGTYPITPASDILHELSKYKNFDVLTFQAEDEIAGIGAALGASFGGALGVTSTSGPGVALKSEAVGLAVMTELPLLVIDVQRGGPSTGLPTKTEQADLLQALYGRNGESPIAVLAPRSPSDCFDIAIEAVRIALTYRTPVMILSDGAIANGSEPWAIPDIASYPAIEHTFASPDQDFAPYNRDPETLARQFAVPGTPGLEHRIGGLEKANGSGNISYDPANHDLMVRLRQLKIDGITVPDLEVDDPTGDAQLLMIGWGSSYGPIGEACRRARRKGLKVAHAHLRHLNPFPKNLGEVLRKYPKVVAPEMNLGQLSLLLRGKFLVDVQSVTKVQGMAFLADEVEEIIDAALDGSLADKESQKAVLARESAVAVGDRA, from the coding sequence ATGGTGGCGTACGTACCGTCACCGCCAGAGTTCGTCGTGAAAGGTAGGTCACCGGTGGGCGACGGAGCCGTATCGGAGAAGCTGGAAAAAGTCGTCATCCGGTTTGCTGGAGACTCTGGCGACGGTATGCAGCTCACCGGAGACCGATTTACCTCCGAGGCTGCGATCTTCGGCAACGACCTCGCAACACAGCCGAACTATCCCGCCGAGATCCGCGCCCCTCAGGGCACGCTTCCCGGTGTTTCTTCCTTCCAGATCCAGATTGCCGACTACGACATCCTCACCGCGGGTGACCGACCCGACGTGCTGGTGGCGATGAACCCGGCGGCGCTGAAGGCCAACATCGGCGACCTGCCGCGCGGCGGCATGGTGATCGCCAACTCCGACGAGTTCACCAAGCGCAACCTGGCCAAGGTGGGCTACCAGTCGGATCCGCTGGAGCACGACGACATGTCGGACTACGTGGTCTATCAAGTTCCGATGACCACCCTGGCGCTCGGCGCCGTCGAGCCGGCCGGCGTCTCGAAGAAGGACGGCGCGCGTACCAAAAACATGTTCGCGTTGGGCCTGCTGTCCTGGATGTATCACCGTCCGCTGGAGGGCACCGAGCAGTTCCTGCGCGAGAAGTTCGCGAAGAAGCCCGATGTGGCCGAGGCCAATATCTTGGCGTTCCGGGCAGGCTGGAACTATGGCGAGACCACCGAGGCCTTCGGCACCACCTACGAGGTGGCCAAGGCGTCGCTGCCGCCGGGCGAGTACCGACAGGTTTCCGGTAACACCGCGATGGCCTACGGCGTTGTCGCTGCGGGTCGGCTCGCGAACACCAAGGTGGTGCTCGGCACCTACCCGATCACTCCGGCCTCGGACATCTTGCACGAGCTGAGCAAGTACAAGAACTTCGATGTGTTGACCTTCCAAGCCGAGGACGAGATCGCCGGAATCGGTGCGGCCCTTGGTGCCTCCTTCGGTGGAGCCCTGGGCGTCACCAGCACGTCGGGTCCCGGCGTGGCGCTCAAGAGCGAGGCGGTGGGTCTGGCGGTCATGACCGAGCTCCCGCTGCTGGTGATCGACGTGCAGCGCGGCGGTCCGTCGACCGGTCTGCCCACCAAGACCGAGCAGGCCGACCTGCTGCAGGCTCTGTATGGCCGCAACGGCGAGTCACCCATCGCGGTGCTCGCGCCCCGCTCGCCTTCGGACTGCTTCGACATCGCGATCGAGGCCGTGCGCATCGCGCTCACCTACCGGACTCCGGTGATGATCCTGTCCGACGGCGCGATCGCCAATGGCTCTGAGCCGTGGGCCATCCCGGACATCGCGAGCTATCCGGCGATCGAGCACACTTTCGCCTCGCCTGATCAGGATTTCGCGCCCTACAACCGCGACCCGGAGACTCTTGCCCGTCAGTTCGCCGTCCCGGGTACCCCCGGGCTGGAGCATCGCATCGGCGGCCTGGAAAAGGCCAACGGTTCGGGCAACATCTCGTACGACCCGGCCAACCACGACCTCATGGTGCGGTTGCGTCAGCTCAAGATCGACGGAATCACGGTGCCGGACTTGGAGGTTGACGATCCGACCGGAGATGCTCAACTACTCATGATCGGGTGGGGCAGCTCGTACGGCCCCATCGGAGAGGCCTGCCGACGTGCCCGTCGCAAGGGTCTGAAGGTTGCGCATGCGCACCTGCGTCACCTCAATCCGTTCCCGAAGAACCTGGGCGAGGTACTGCGCAAGTACCCCAAGGTCGTTGCGCCGGAGATGAACCTCGGGCAGCTGTCGCTGCTGCTGCGCGGGAAGTTCCTGGTGGATGTGCAATCGGTGACTAAGGTGCAGGGCATGGCCTTCCTCGCCGACGAGGTCGAAGAAATCATCGATGCGGCCCTGGACGGGTCGCTCGCCGACAAGGAAAGTCAGAAGGCTGTTCTCGCGCGTGAATCCGCGGTGGCCGTAGGGGATCGAGCATGA
- a CDS encoding 2-oxoacid:ferredoxin oxidoreductase subunit beta, giving the protein MTDVLNGLNGISGLAGTDLGLSANALVPTTDEEQKSKDFTSDQEVRWCPGCGDYVILNTIRGFLPELGLKRENIVFISGIGCSSRFPYYLDTYGMHSIHGRAPAIATGLALAREDLSVWVVTGDGDALSIGGNHLIHTLRRNVNLTILLFNNRIYGLTKGQYSPTSETGKVTKSTPMGSLDYPFNPVSLALGAEATFVGRALDSDKKGLSEVLRAAAAHRGSALVEILQDCPIFNDGSFDLLRKEGSEQRVINVSHGQPITFGAEGELCVVRSGFGLEVAKTADVKAEDIVVHDAYSDDSAYAFALSRLSEQDLEHTVMGVFRSVQRPTYDDLAREQLTAAAAAKPSDTAALQALLTGRDTWTVG; this is encoded by the coding sequence ATGACCGACGTACTCAATGGACTCAACGGCATCAGTGGTTTGGCCGGTACCGATCTGGGCTTGAGCGCCAATGCCCTGGTGCCCACCACCGACGAGGAGCAGAAGTCGAAGGACTTCACCTCCGATCAGGAAGTGCGTTGGTGCCCCGGTTGCGGTGACTACGTCATCCTCAACACCATCCGTGGCTTCCTGCCGGAGCTCGGCCTCAAGCGCGAGAACATTGTGTTCATCAGCGGTATTGGCTGCTCGAGCCGGTTCCCGTACTACCTGGACACCTATGGCATGCACTCGATCCATGGCCGCGCGCCGGCCATCGCGACCGGCCTGGCGCTGGCTCGCGAGGATCTGTCCGTGTGGGTGGTGACCGGTGACGGCGACGCGCTGTCCATTGGTGGCAACCACCTGATCCACACCCTGCGCCGCAACGTGAACCTGACAATCCTGCTGTTCAACAACAGGATTTACGGTCTCACCAAGGGGCAGTACTCGCCGACCTCGGAGACCGGCAAGGTCACCAAGTCGACGCCGATGGGCTCGCTGGACTACCCGTTCAACCCGGTATCCCTGGCGCTGGGCGCCGAGGCCACATTCGTGGGACGGGCGCTGGACTCGGACAAGAAGGGGCTGTCGGAGGTACTGCGTGCCGCAGCCGCCCACCGTGGTTCGGCACTGGTCGAGATCCTGCAGGACTGCCCGATCTTCAACGACGGGTCCTTCGATCTGTTGCGTAAGGAAGGCTCCGAGCAGCGCGTCATCAACGTGAGCCACGGCCAGCCGATCACCTTCGGTGCCGAGGGCGAACTGTGCGTCGTCCGTTCAGGTTTCGGCCTGGAGGTCGCCAAGACGGCCGATGTGAAAGCCGAGGACATCGTGGTGCATGACGCGTATTCGGATGATTCGGCCTACGCCTTCGCGCTGTCTCGGCTGTCCGAGCAGGACCTTGAGCACACCGTGATGGGTGTGTTCCGCAGCGTGCAGCGTCCCACCTATGACGACCTGGCTCGTGAGCAGCTGACCGCCGCTGCCGCCGCCAAACCGAGCGACACCGCCGCACTGCAGGCGCTGTTGACCGGTCGGGACACCTGGACCGTCGGCTAG
- a CDS encoding transglycosylase family protein, with product MKYIRKTLTTRAVLWAMAPALVAAPMALAGTASADPVNWDAIAACESGGNWGINTGNGYYGGLQFNMGTWRANGGSGSPHLASREEQIRIAENVLARQGIGAWPVCGRRG from the coding sequence ATGAAGTACATCCGCAAAACGCTCACCACCCGCGCCGTCCTATGGGCCATGGCCCCTGCGCTTGTCGCGGCTCCGATGGCGCTGGCTGGAACAGCGAGTGCGGATCCGGTCAACTGGGATGCCATCGCCGCGTGCGAGTCCGGTGGCAACTGGGGGATTAACACCGGAAACGGCTACTACGGCGGTCTGCAGTTCAACATGGGCACCTGGCGTGCCAACGGCGGCTCCGGCTCCCCGCACCTGGCTTCGCGCGAGGAGCAGATCCGGATCGCCGAGAACGTGCTGGCCCGTCAGGGGATCGGCGCATGGCCCGTCTGCGGACGGCGCGGCTAG